One genomic segment of Paenibacillus xylanexedens includes these proteins:
- the trpE gene encoding anthranilate synthase component I gives MITPNVNQVLKMSNEYNLIPVVKRILADMETPIRIFRRYADNDRAFLLESVEGGIQWARYSFIGTDPFLMISAKKGRIVVEEAGKTRELPGKPIEELKALLRKYRSPKDDELPPFTGGAIGFFGYDLLSYYEKLPAHALDDLNMDDIRFMFCDQIIVFDHVKQQMLLVGNVHVKDGATDDEIRQAYAVTSEKLEQAAERLQQQGPGENLNPRSIPGDVELGDIRSNLTKEQFIGNVEQAKDYIRAGDIFQVVLSQRFHIDTEVSPLHVYRVLRTLNPSPYMYYLKMDDEIIVGTSPEALVKVDGNRVETRPIAGTRPRGATEAEDRALAADLLQDEKERAEHLMLVDLGRNDLGRVSSFGSVKCDMFMEIERYSHVMHMVSNVTGELREDKDFFDAFLSCLPAGTVSGAPKLRAMEIIAELEKEARGAYAGAIGYLGFSGNMDSCITIRTIIFKKGKAYVQAGAGIVWDSVPENEYEETVNKAKALLKAIRTAEAMFPAKEKDSTLRLANADYFVTPAAAKN, from the coding sequence ATGATAACGCCAAACGTTAATCAAGTACTGAAAATGTCGAATGAGTATAATCTGATTCCGGTAGTCAAACGGATTCTGGCAGATATGGAGACTCCGATTCGAATATTCCGCCGTTATGCTGACAACGACCGGGCATTCCTGTTGGAAAGTGTAGAGGGGGGGATCCAATGGGCGAGATACTCGTTCATCGGTACAGATCCGTTCCTGATGATTTCGGCCAAGAAGGGTCGAATCGTTGTAGAAGAAGCAGGGAAAACTCGTGAATTGCCAGGCAAACCGATCGAAGAACTGAAAGCACTGCTGCGTAAGTACCGCAGTCCAAAAGATGATGAACTGCCACCATTCACAGGTGGGGCAATTGGTTTCTTCGGATATGATCTGCTGTCCTATTATGAGAAACTTCCAGCTCACGCGCTGGATGACCTGAATATGGATGACATTCGCTTTATGTTCTGTGACCAGATTATCGTGTTTGACCATGTGAAGCAGCAGATGCTGCTCGTTGGTAATGTACACGTCAAGGACGGTGCAACGGATGACGAGATACGTCAAGCGTATGCAGTGACTTCGGAGAAGCTGGAGCAGGCCGCAGAACGTTTGCAGCAGCAAGGACCAGGGGAGAACCTGAATCCGCGTTCCATTCCGGGAGACGTGGAACTGGGGGATATTCGCTCCAATCTCACGAAAGAGCAGTTTATCGGTAATGTGGAGCAAGCCAAAGATTACATTCGCGCAGGTGATATTTTTCAAGTGGTATTATCCCAGCGTTTTCACATTGATACGGAAGTTTCTCCGCTTCACGTGTATCGTGTGCTTCGGACCCTGAATCCATCACCTTATATGTACTACCTCAAAATGGATGATGAGATTATCGTGGGTACTTCGCCTGAAGCGCTGGTCAAGGTGGACGGGAATCGTGTTGAGACACGACCGATTGCAGGTACACGTCCAAGGGGGGCAACAGAAGCGGAAGATCGTGCACTCGCTGCTGATCTGCTCCAGGATGAGAAGGAACGCGCGGAGCATCTGATGCTGGTTGATCTGGGTCGTAACGATCTGGGCCGGGTATCCAGCTTCGGCAGTGTGAAGTGTGACATGTTCATGGAGATTGAACGGTATTCTCACGTTATGCACATGGTATCCAACGTTACGGGCGAGCTTAGAGAAGATAAGGATTTCTTCGATGCATTCCTCTCTTGCTTGCCAGCGGGTACTGTATCCGGAGCACCGAAACTGCGTGCAATGGAGATTATCGCGGAACTGGAGAAAGAGGCACGTGGAGCTTATGCAGGAGCAATCGGATACCTTGGTTTCTCGGGTAACATGGACTCCTGTATTACGATTCGTACGATTATTTTTAAAAAAGGAAAAGCGTATGTACAGGCCGGAGCGGGAATCGTATGGGATTCTGTGCCTGAGAATGAATATGAGGAAACGGTTAACAAAGCTAAAGCATTGCTCAAGGCGATTCGAACAGCAGAAGCAATGTTTCCTGCCAAAGAAAAGGACAGCACGTTGAGACTGGCGAATGCAGACTACTTTGTCACACCAGCGGCCGCTAAGAACTGA
- the aroH gene encoding chorismate mutase produces the protein MVTRGIRGATTVTQNNEEQILKETAVLLQEIVDRNEIQPEDICSVWITLTGDLDAAFPAKAIRQLDGWELVPLMCALEVPVKGALAQCIRFMVHVNTNKAQNEINHVYLNGAQALRPDLATPSGS, from the coding sequence ATGGTCACACGGGGAATTCGCGGGGCTACAACAGTCACGCAGAACAACGAAGAACAGATTTTGAAGGAAACGGCTGTATTGTTGCAGGAGATCGTGGATCGCAATGAGATCCAACCGGAAGATATCTGCAGTGTGTGGATTACGTTAACTGGGGATCTGGATGCTGCTTTCCCGGCAAAAGCTATTCGTCAACTGGATGGTTGGGAACTCGTACCACTAATGTGTGCACTGGAGGTTCCTGTTAAAGGTGCCTTGGCGCAGTGCATTCGTTTCATGGTGCATGTGAATACAAACAAAGCTCAGAATGAAATCAACCATGTGTATCTGAACGGTGCACAGGCATTACGTCCGGATTTGGCAACACCTTCTGGCTCTTAA
- the aroB gene encoding 3-dehydroquinate synthase — translation MRQLTVQLEERSYPILIGSGLLAQAPQYFEQYGLTKKSPLLIITDENVAPKYLSGLEQTLRTAGYTVVSAVVPSGETSKSLSVYQDMMTVAIEGKLDRSSAILALGGGVVGDLAGFVAATYMRGIKFVQVPTTILAHDSSVGGKVAVNHPLAKNMIGAFHQPELVLYDVDTLQSLPPRDVSAGLSEMLKHGLIRDEAFAHWCEEHAEELLALNPEALGYGLERGCGIKAEIVSRDERENGERALLNLGHTIGHAIEAIAGYGEFLHGEAISIGMAGSALLGEKLGAPAGLYEDTVRMLRSLRLPTTMPAHLDTDALMEAMMHDKKFREGHMVFIIPDRIGAARIVKDVPVSEVRDVIEMLRKGE, via the coding sequence ATGCGTCAGCTGACGGTACAGTTGGAGGAACGCTCATATCCGATTCTGATTGGTAGCGGCCTATTGGCACAAGCCCCTCAATATTTTGAGCAATATGGCTTAACCAAAAAAAGTCCGTTACTCATCATTACAGATGAAAATGTGGCTCCCAAATACTTGTCAGGTTTGGAGCAAACGCTGCGTACGGCTGGTTATACAGTCGTATCGGCGGTTGTACCCTCTGGTGAAACATCGAAATCCCTTTCGGTGTACCAGGATATGATGACCGTTGCGATCGAAGGCAAACTGGATCGGAGTTCTGCGATTCTGGCCTTAGGTGGTGGTGTCGTAGGTGATCTGGCTGGTTTTGTTGCCGCTACATATATGCGTGGAATCAAGTTTGTTCAAGTACCTACAACGATTTTGGCGCATGACAGCAGTGTAGGCGGCAAGGTGGCTGTCAATCATCCGCTGGCCAAAAATATGATTGGTGCATTCCACCAGCCCGAGCTAGTGCTCTATGATGTGGACACACTTCAATCCTTGCCGCCACGAGATGTATCGGCAGGGTTGTCAGAGATGCTGAAGCACGGGCTGATCCGTGATGAGGCTTTTGCACATTGGTGTGAGGAGCATGCGGAGGAGTTGCTTGCGCTTAATCCGGAAGCATTGGGATACGGCTTGGAGCGCGGTTGTGGTATTAAGGCAGAGATTGTATCCAGAGACGAACGTGAAAATGGAGAACGTGCGTTGTTGAACCTGGGACATACGATTGGTCATGCCATTGAAGCGATTGCCGGTTATGGAGAATTCCTGCACGGAGAAGCGATCTCGATCGGTATGGCTGGATCAGCATTGCTTGGTGAGAAGCTTGGTGCGCCAGCAGGGCTCTATGAAGATACGGTCCGCATGCTGCGTTCACTTCGCCTTCCAACAACGATGCCTGCGCATCTCGACACGGATGCATTAATGGAAGCGATGATGCATGACAAAAAGTTCCGTGAAGGTCATATGGTGTTTATCATTCCTGATCGGATTGGGGCTGCAAGAATTGTGAAGGACGTACCTGTGTCGGAAGTTCGGGACGTCATTGAAATGCTCAGGAAGGGAGAATGA
- the aroC gene encoding chorismate synthase yields MSLRYLTAGETHGPQLTAIIEGLPSNLTIDFEELNFQLHRRQKGYGRGRRMQIEKDQANFVGGIRHGYTTGAPVALVVQNNDWKHWQNIMNIEPIEGSDEEKRRVHRPRPGHADLNGGLKYNLKDLRNVLERSSARETTVRVACGAIARQFLAEFGIKVAGRVLRIGEIEAPYQDLPIDELIAVTEASSVRVTDAETEKKMEAYIDQIKQEGDSIGGIVECIVEGVPIGLGSYVQYDRKLDARIAQGVMSINAFKGVEIGIGFEAGVIRGSQVHDEIMHTDERGYHRATNRLGGFEGGMTNGMPVVVRGVMKPIPTLYKPLQSVDIDTKEAFTAQVERSDACAVPAASVVMEHVVAWEIAKAFLEKFGGDSMEEIRANVASYNAQLENY; encoded by the coding sequence ATGAGTTTACGCTATTTAACCGCAGGGGAGACGCACGGACCCCAATTGACCGCTATTATTGAAGGATTGCCAAGTAATTTGACGATTGATTTTGAAGAACTGAATTTCCAGCTTCACCGCCGTCAAAAGGGATATGGCCGTGGACGCCGGATGCAGATCGAGAAAGATCAGGCGAATTTCGTTGGTGGTATCCGTCATGGATATACAACAGGTGCTCCGGTAGCGCTGGTTGTTCAAAATAATGACTGGAAACATTGGCAGAATATTATGAATATTGAGCCTATTGAAGGCAGTGACGAAGAGAAACGTCGCGTTCATCGTCCTCGTCCTGGACACGCTGACTTGAACGGTGGACTCAAGTATAATCTCAAAGACTTGCGTAACGTACTGGAGCGCTCCAGTGCGCGTGAGACAACGGTACGTGTGGCATGTGGTGCCATTGCACGTCAATTCCTGGCTGAATTCGGAATCAAGGTAGCTGGACGTGTACTTCGTATTGGAGAGATCGAAGCTCCGTATCAGGACCTTCCGATTGATGAATTGATCGCAGTGACAGAAGCTTCCTCTGTACGTGTTACGGATGCTGAGACAGAGAAGAAGATGGAAGCCTACATCGACCAGATTAAACAAGAAGGCGATTCCATCGGAGGAATCGTGGAATGTATCGTTGAAGGTGTACCTATTGGTCTTGGTAGTTATGTTCAATACGATCGCAAGCTGGATGCACGAATCGCTCAAGGCGTAATGTCCATTAATGCATTCAAAGGTGTAGAGATTGGTATCGGATTCGAAGCCGGAGTCATTCGGGGATCACAGGTGCATGATGAAATCATGCATACGGATGAGCGCGGCTACCACCGGGCAACCAACCGTCTGGGTGGATTCGAAGGTGGTATGACAAACGGTATGCCAGTGGTTGTACGTGGTGTGATGAAGCCGATCCCAACGTTGTATAAGCCACTGCAAAGTGTCGATATTGATACAAAAGAAGCATTTACGGCTCAGGTTGAGCGCTCAGACGCTTGTGCTGTACCAGCAGCGAGTGTCGTGATGGAGCATGTTGTAGCGTGGGAAATTGCCAAAGCATTCCTGGAGAAATTCGGCGGGGATTCCATGGAAGAGATCCGTGCCAATGTTGCTAGCTATAACGCTCAACTGGAGAATTACTAA
- a CDS encoding CheR family methyltransferase codes for MLEQEQLLDPDYTGFIRKIKESTGIDLAQYKEGQMKRRLTTLRNKNGFHTFSNFFEAMQKDKSLFYEFLDRMTINVSEFWRNPNRWEVLRDEILPELLGSKRRAKVWSAACSTGEEPYTLAMILDTMGILKESSITASDLDEGALAKAKEGRYMERSLKDVPKETANRYFKQDGLVYRIDEQLKNSIKFMKQNLLVDRFDDGYDLIVCRNVMIYFTEEAKNLLYHKFAASLRPGGILFVGSTEQIFSPGQYGLETAETFFYRKK; via the coding sequence ATGCTGGAGCAAGAACAACTACTAGACCCGGATTACACCGGATTCATTCGTAAAATCAAAGAGAGCACAGGCATTGATCTTGCTCAATACAAGGAAGGCCAGATGAAAAGAAGGCTGACCACACTTCGCAACAAAAACGGGTTTCATACATTTTCTAACTTTTTTGAAGCTATGCAGAAAGATAAATCATTGTTTTACGAGTTCCTTGATCGTATGACGATTAACGTGTCGGAATTCTGGCGTAATCCCAATCGTTGGGAAGTGCTGCGAGACGAGATTCTGCCTGAACTGCTGGGGTCCAAGCGTCGTGCTAAAGTTTGGAGTGCAGCCTGTTCGACAGGTGAAGAACCTTATACACTCGCCATGATTCTGGACACGATGGGCATTTTGAAGGAGAGCTCCATTACGGCAAGTGATCTGGATGAAGGTGCATTGGCCAAAGCCAAGGAAGGGCGTTATATGGAACGCTCGCTTAAGGATGTGCCAAAGGAAACGGCGAACCGTTACTTCAAGCAGGATGGCTTGGTATACCGTATTGATGAGCAACTCAAAAATTCGATCAAGTTCATGAAACAAAATTTGCTCGTGGACCGTTTTGACGATGGGTACGATCTGATTGTGTGCCGAAATGTCATGATCTATTTTACCGAGGAAGCCAAAAACCTGTTGTATCACAAATTTGCAGCAAGTTTGCGTCCAGGCGGTATTTTGTTTGTGGGCAGTACGGAGCAGATCTTCTCCCCGGGACAATATGGTCTGGAGACAGCAGAGACATTCTTCTATCGAAAAAAATAA
- the ndk gene encoding nucleoside-diphosphate kinase: MDRTFLMVKPDGVQRGLIGRIISRLEDKGFKLVAGKLVQMSEDQAKRHYAEHEGKPFFDDLVRFITSGPVFAMVWEGDDIVALARIVIGKTNVKEAAPGTIRGDFASHTPHNLIHGADSPESASREAANFFASDELVVYDKSIAAWL; this comes from the coding sequence ATGGATCGTACATTTTTGATGGTGAAGCCGGATGGTGTGCAGCGTGGATTGATCGGTCGAATTATTAGCCGTCTGGAAGACAAAGGATTTAAGTTGGTGGCAGGCAAATTGGTGCAGATGTCTGAGGATCAGGCAAAACGCCATTATGCTGAACATGAGGGTAAACCATTTTTCGATGATCTGGTTCGTTTTATCACATCTGGGCCTGTATTTGCCATGGTGTGGGAAGGCGACGATATTGTGGCGCTTGCGCGCATCGTCATCGGAAAAACCAATGTGAAGGAAGCGGCTCCGGGTACCATTCGCGGAGACTTCGCCAGCCACACACCACATAATCTGATTCATGGGGCAGATTCACCGGAAAGTGCTTCCCGTGAAGCAGCAAATTTCTTTGCTTCAGATGAACTGGTGGTATACGACAAGAGCATCGCAGCCTGGTTGTAA
- a CDS encoding polyprenyl synthetase family protein — protein MKLLDIFGLLKKDMDYIEKELYRSVRGEQKLLSETSLHLLKAGGKRLRPVFVLLGGKFGTYDIERLKLVAVPLELIHSASLVHDDVIDNAETRRGKPTVKSKWDNRIAMYTGDYIYGKALEMTAGLSDPAIHRILAKAMVQMSIGEMEQIRDFFNTGQSVRNYLLRIRRKTALLIAVSCQLGALATRAPEHVSSLLYTYGYNVGMAFQIQDDVLDLVGTEKQLGKPPGSDMKQGNITLPVLYALEESDLREPLLKEISRVQHEEGRASASDAIGMIRQSQGIAKAEALADRYMKKALDALDQLPNIKTTKNLRDIAHFVVKRTH, from the coding sequence ATGAAACTATTGGATATTTTCGGGTTGTTAAAAAAGGACATGGATTACATTGAGAAAGAGTTGTATCGCAGTGTTCGAGGAGAACAGAAGCTGTTGAGTGAAACGTCACTTCATTTGCTCAAAGCAGGAGGAAAACGGTTGCGGCCCGTTTTTGTGTTACTTGGTGGGAAATTTGGTACATACGACATTGAACGTCTGAAGCTGGTTGCGGTTCCGCTGGAACTCATCCATTCGGCATCCCTCGTTCATGATGATGTCATTGATAATGCGGAGACACGCCGTGGCAAACCCACGGTGAAGTCAAAATGGGATAACCGGATTGCCATGTACACTGGAGACTATATCTACGGTAAGGCACTTGAAATGACTGCCGGATTATCCGATCCAGCGATTCATCGTATCCTTGCCAAAGCTATGGTACAGATGTCCATTGGTGAGATGGAGCAAATTCGCGACTTTTTCAATACGGGACAAAGTGTTCGTAACTATCTGCTGCGGATTCGCCGCAAAACAGCACTTCTGATTGCGGTTAGCTGTCAGTTGGGGGCATTGGCTACACGTGCGCCTGAGCATGTATCTTCCCTGTTGTATACTTACGGATACAATGTGGGGATGGCTTTCCAGATTCAAGATGATGTACTTGATCTGGTAGGTACTGAGAAACAACTTGGCAAGCCACCTGGCAGTGACATGAAGCAAGGAAATATCACTCTTCCTGTACTTTATGCCTTGGAAGAATCCGATCTGCGGGAACCTTTGCTTAAGGAGATTTCCCGTGTCCAGCATGAAGAAGGACGGGCAAGTGCATCGGATGCAATTGGAATGATTCGCCAAAGTCAAGGAATTGCTAAAGCTGAAGCCCTTGCTGACCGATATATGAAGAAAGCGCTCGATGCTCTCGATCAGCTACCTAACATCAAGACGACCAAAAACCTGCGTGATATCGCTCATTTTGTGGTTAAACGTACGCATTAA
- a CDS encoding UbiX family flavin prenyltransferase, with amino-acid sequence MVKQPDNKRLVVGITGASGSIYGIRLIETLLDLEYNVHLVISNAGWRVLKEELDWDVTNRDAVLEEKFGNRAGSLIYHPVSDIGASIASGSYLADGMIIMPCSMGTLSSIAQGSSDNLMSRAADVMMKEGRTLILVPRETPLHAIHLENMLKLSRLGVRMIPAMPAFYYKPQTMDELILFLVGKVLDSLRIPHQLFTRWGEPDERG; translated from the coding sequence ATGGTGAAGCAGCCGGACAATAAACGACTGGTTGTCGGAATTACCGGAGCGAGTGGCAGCATATATGGCATTCGATTAATTGAAACGCTGCTTGATTTGGAATATAACGTTCATCTGGTCATATCCAATGCAGGGTGGCGTGTACTGAAAGAAGAATTGGACTGGGATGTGACGAATCGGGACGCGGTGCTGGAAGAAAAATTCGGCAACCGTGCCGGTTCTCTGATCTATCATCCTGTGAGTGATATAGGGGCCTCCATTGCAAGTGGTTCTTATCTGGCCGACGGCATGATTATCATGCCATGTTCGATGGGAACTCTTTCGTCCATCGCGCAGGGATCATCGGATAATCTGATGTCTCGCGCAGCCGATGTTATGATGAAAGAGGGAAGAACATTGATCCTCGTACCACGTGAGACGCCTCTTCATGCAATCCATCTGGAGAACATGCTGAAGCTTTCTCGTCTTGGTGTACGAATGATACCGGCTATGCCTGCTTTTTATTACAAACCTCAGACTATGGATGAGTTGATTCTGTTTTTGGTGGGGAAAGTGCTGGATAGCTTGCGCATCCCACATCAACTGTTTACAAGATGGGGAGAACCGGATGAACGGGGATAA
- a CDS encoding UbiA-like polyprenyltransferase → MFRKIRIFLEMIKIEHTLFALPFAFMGAILGSMVVNDTFPSWMQIMWVLLAMVGARSAAFGLNRIIDQAIDSKNPRTAMRAIPAGLLKNGEVVIFVIISFILLFWASSNLNVLSMQLLPIAVFMLVLYSYTKRFTWLCHIVLGMTIGLAPLGGWVAVTGTMDWTAIVLYVTIVFWTAGFDIIYACQDLEFDQGEGLHSIPSRFGLVKSLQIAKFFHVITAIGFLALLLMTDLSWWYGAGMLVTYGILFYQHYIVSPNDMSRVQTAFFTMNSLLSLIVFTFTLIDLAVK, encoded by the coding sequence ATGTTTAGGAAAATTCGCATCTTTTTAGAAATGATCAAGATTGAACACACGCTTTTTGCTTTACCTTTTGCATTTATGGGGGCGATCCTCGGCTCCATGGTAGTGAATGATACCTTCCCAAGCTGGATGCAGATCATGTGGGTATTGCTTGCGATGGTCGGCGCACGTAGTGCGGCTTTTGGTTTGAACCGAATTATTGACCAAGCGATTGATAGCAAAAACCCGCGTACCGCGATGAGAGCCATCCCGGCAGGACTGTTGAAAAATGGGGAAGTTGTTATATTTGTCATTATCTCATTTATATTGTTATTCTGGGCCTCATCCAATCTTAATGTATTATCGATGCAGCTGTTGCCTATTGCTGTGTTTATGTTGGTACTGTATTCGTACACCAAACGATTCACATGGTTATGCCACATTGTTCTCGGAATGACGATTGGTTTGGCACCACTTGGTGGCTGGGTAGCTGTAACAGGAACGATGGATTGGACAGCGATTGTGCTGTACGTTACGATTGTGTTCTGGACAGCGGGCTTTGATATTATCTATGCATGTCAGGATCTGGAATTCGATCAGGGAGAGGGTCTTCACTCCATACCTTCCCGTTTTGGCCTGGTTAAATCCTTGCAGATCGCTAAGTTCTTCCATGTGATTACTGCAATTGGTTTTCTTGCGTTATTGTTGATGACAGATCTGAGCTGGTGGTATGGCGCAGGCATGTTGGTGACGTATGGAATTCTGTTCTATCAACACTATATTGTATCGCCTAATGATATGAGCCGTGTTCAAACGGCGTTTTTTACCATGAACAGTTTGCTTAGTTTAATTGTATTTACGTTCACTCTGATTGATCTGGCGGTGAAATAA
- a CDS encoding demethylmenaquinone methyltransferase: MGSGETKPKEEYVHSVFQSIAGKYDVMNDILSFRRHKAWRKFTMKKMNMSKGDTGLDLCCGTCDWTLAMAEASETGHMHGLDFSSNMLEVGQTKINAVQRQKQITLTQGNAMSLPFEDNSFDYVTIGFGLRNVPDLRQVLSEMKRVVKPGGMVVCLELSKPTWQPFKGIYYFYFEKVLPNLAKVFAKSFEQYKWLPDSLAIFPGRQELADIFAETGLQQVQAYPLTGGIAALHIGTKENQHV; the protein is encoded by the coding sequence ATGGGGAGCGGAGAGACCAAACCGAAAGAAGAATATGTCCATTCGGTTTTTCAGAGTATAGCCGGAAAATATGATGTCATGAATGATATTCTAAGTTTCCGCAGGCATAAGGCTTGGCGTAAATTCACCATGAAAAAGATGAATATGTCCAAAGGCGATACCGGTCTTGATTTGTGTTGCGGCACATGTGACTGGACTCTTGCTATGGCAGAGGCAAGTGAAACGGGGCACATGCATGGACTTGATTTTAGTAGCAACATGCTGGAGGTTGGCCAGACAAAGATCAATGCAGTGCAACGTCAAAAGCAGATTACCCTGACACAGGGAAATGCCATGTCACTTCCTTTTGAAGACAATTCGTTTGATTATGTGACGATCGGGTTTGGGTTGCGTAATGTACCTGATCTCAGACAAGTGTTGTCTGAAATGAAACGTGTGGTCAAACCGGGTGGTATGGTTGTGTGCCTGGAATTGTCCAAGCCAACATGGCAGCCGTTCAAAGGCATTTATTATTTTTATTTTGAGAAGGTTTTACCGAATCTTGCCAAAGTGTTTGCTAAAAGTTTTGAGCAGTACAAATGGCTACCGGACTCACTGGCCATTTTCCCGGGAAGGCAGGAACTGGCAGACATTTTTGCAGAAACTGGATTACAACAAGTGCAGGCCTACCCTCTGACCGGAGGTATCGCGGCACTGCATATTGGAACCAAGGAGAATCAGCATGTTTAG
- a CDS encoding heptaprenyl diphosphate synthase component 1 codes for MNSYRVPQLAKKYTDYDMIRQHTEIPSFPDSRARLLQVFVGRTDEKVHQELYALATSLVQLAMDTHDRIDTISGERREQEMRSRQLNVLAGDYLSSRFYQLLAQAGRIEMIGKLSGAVSGVNARKMTLYERMKKLLVSADEYLRETVQLRMQLFLSFTGMIQHNEESLWNSLLTEFSSCETIVEELKRMNDAKQYLHSYAYWHIYEHGNDDERSVLRQSEPDARAWNAMVLKHRVGEVLLDKLRECTHRIQLLLQDEEGRMGLHEIHAILEPYLAYLQPSHAAVRED; via the coding sequence ATGAATTCATATCGCGTACCCCAACTAGCAAAGAAATATACGGATTACGACATGATTCGACAACATACGGAAATCCCATCATTTCCGGATAGCCGGGCACGTCTGTTGCAGGTATTTGTGGGCCGCACAGACGAAAAGGTGCATCAAGAGTTATATGCTCTTGCAACTTCGCTCGTTCAGTTGGCCATGGATACGCATGATCGAATCGATACCATTTCCGGTGAGCGGAGAGAGCAGGAGATGCGTTCACGCCAGTTGAATGTACTCGCCGGGGATTATTTAAGTAGCCGTTTTTATCAATTGCTTGCCCAAGCGGGCAGAATTGAAATGATTGGCAAACTCAGTGGTGCTGTATCCGGAGTGAACGCACGCAAGATGACGCTGTATGAACGGATGAAGAAGCTTCTCGTTTCGGCTGACGAATACTTGCGTGAAACGGTACAGCTGAGGATGCAGCTGTTTCTTTCATTTACAGGCATGATTCAACATAACGAAGAGTCATTATGGAACAGCCTGTTGACCGAATTCAGCTCCTGCGAAACGATCGTGGAAGAACTGAAGCGGATGAATGACGCAAAACAATATCTTCACAGCTATGCATACTGGCACATATACGAGCATGGTAATGACGATGAGCGCAGTGTGTTGCGTCAGTCTGAACCGGATGCACGTGCATGGAACGCTATGGTGCTGAAGCATAGGGTTGGCGAGGTTTTGCTGGACAAGCTTCGCGAGTGTACACACCGCATTCAACTGTTGTTGCAAGACGAGGAAGGGCGGATGGGCTTACATGAGATACATGCAATTCTAGAGCCTTACTTGGCATATTTGCAGCCTTCACATGCGGCAGTAAGGGAAGATTGA
- the mtrB gene encoding trp RNA-binding attenuation protein MtrB codes for MDHPTGNDYIVIKAEENGVQVIGLTRGQDTRFHHTEKLDKGEVMFAQFTTHTSAIKIRGKATLITKHGQIESE; via the coding sequence ATGGATCATCCAACCGGCAATGATTATATTGTAATTAAGGCAGAGGAAAATGGTGTCCAGGTGATCGGATTAACCCGAGGTCAGGATACACGTTTTCACCACACCGAGAAATTGGACAAAGGTGAAGTGATGTTTGCCCAATTTACCACCCATACTTCAGCTATTAAAATCCGGGGCAAAGCCACGCTGATTACCAAGCATGGACAGATTGAATCGGAGTAA
- a CDS encoding HU family DNA-binding protein — translation MNKSDLITHVSEATELSKKDVTKAVDAVFEAISEALQSGDKVQLVGFGNFEVRERSARKGRNPQTGEEIEIPASKIPAFKPGKALKDGIK, via the coding sequence ATGAACAAATCAGACTTGATTACACACGTATCTGAAGCGACTGAATTGTCCAAGAAAGATGTAACGAAAGCGGTTGATGCCGTATTCGAAGCAATCTCTGAGGCTCTTCAAAGCGGAGATAAAGTACAATTGGTTGGTTTTGGGAACTTCGAAGTTCGCGAGCGCTCTGCACGTAAAGGACGCAACCCGCAAACAGGTGAAGAAATCGAAATTCCTGCGAGCAAAATTCCTGCATTCAAACCAGGTAAAGCGCTCAAAGACGGAATTAAATAA